In the Populus trichocarpa isolate Nisqually-1 chromosome 1, P.trichocarpa_v4.1, whole genome shotgun sequence genome, CCAGCCTCTGCATTATTTGGATTTTGTCTAGAGGGCATTTATCTGTTCATGTAGTCTACTTCCAGTCACATTATGTATTCAGAACAGGATATACATGAGCTAAATATTTCGCATTTAGAACATGAAAACTTCTTTCCATCTTCAAGTATTTGTCCAATTTTGTTTACATAAAGAATACCTTTGTTGCTCCTTAACAAGATTAAGAGCATGCCCCTCAGCTTGCCCTATCGTCCTGTCGTTTTGCACCGCAAATATGGTCTGATCAAACTCCTCTGGAGCTCCCTCAAATGGAGACATCTGTTTGGATGCATAACCAAGAGAAAGGTCCCATAAGTAgggtacaaaaaaaaaaaaaaaccctgttaATGGAGCATGGCAGGAggtgtaaaataaattattattgcaGCATGGCAAGTCAATAGTGGGAATTTGCTACCAAACAATACTGCAGCCTATAGCTTAATGCAATCTCTCCGATGTTTTGGACTATGTTTCGACCATAGATCTTCCTTGGAGGGACTTAGACTGTATTCTACATCAATGGATCAcacatattttcctttttttatcctCCTTTAATACTCCAATTTGACAATAAAATCACGCTAAAATGCTAATTAATAAATAGATTGGCAGTGTAAAACACATACAGCTAAAGCATCATAATGGAGTCCATCGTAAATCAGCATGGCCCTTTCTGAGTACGTCCTCTCCTGTCAAATAGCAGCATAGGGCAGAGGGAGAAACTCACAACCATTCAGTAATGCTCAAGTTggtgatatttaaaaaaaacaaaattattaatagcACTGACCTGACCATACAAATCACATCGCATGGTCTGTATATCATATGCTGCAATTTCACGTCCATAATAATCTGCTAATATTGAAAGCTCAATGGCACCTTCACAAGACAGCACCAAGCAACAAAAGTAATCAGAACAGGTCAACAAGCAATTAAACATTctgaaaaaaatagagtttagtGCATGattgtgaaagaaaaagaatgcaTGAAAGAATTTAGTGGATAACGATCCTGAGAAAAGCAGAGAATTTAGTGCCTATCcgattaaaacaaattaaaagactaCAAAGAAATGCTTAATAGAAGCCAAGGACCTAACAATCGTCAACATCCTAGACTGCATGATACCTTCACTGCTAAAATGTAACGCTTAAGATTCAAATTCAGTATCTAGATTATTACAAGAATACCAAATTTCCTATGGAAAACTACAGACAAGATTTTTGTAACCCTTTACATGGTGTGCTTCCTATTAAGTATGCTGATATGATCAGGGTGGCTACTCCTCGTAcgaaacatatataattttctagGGCCTTGGCCCTGTTTAttaccaaaaataattatacagaGATTTCCAGCTCATAGGTTATTTGTTTGTGGGATTTCCTGAAGTGTTTCCATTGTTGTTTCAAGGAATACAGCAAACTATGCATCCACCTTTACAGCACTAACTTGTATAGACAAGGTCCTCACAAAACAGGTTCCCCTTTCTTAGgcagaaaaaggaaaatgcCATGCTTTTACATTCTTTATACATGCTAGAAAGTTGAAAATATGATATtgtgagaaataaaataaaaaaaattctttgatttaAGTCAAATTACATGATTGAAGTATTGACAGCTTTCCTttggagaaaagaaaagtgcTTTATTTTGTAAAGATTCCAAAATCCATGTCCTCTACTTTGAATAAAGGAATCTGGTATAAAGCAATGGATAATACTTGGGTCACTTATTGCACAAGAGAATAAAGATTGATGTTGCAAATATTAATACATTCCCAAAGCTAAACAGCGATGTAAAAGGCAATTTATCTTTACCAACTCTTTTAGATTGAAGTCAAGATGCCAAACTCTAGGAGTTCCATGACTGAGTGATGAAAGGCCCTTGACTTCTCCTAGATGCTGCTAAATTATAAGTCACATATATTGAATATGAACACAATTTGGTTGaccagagagagaaagagggttCCACACTTGCTACTTGTTATAGTCCTTCTACACAACAATCTCATATTTAAGATAGTCATTCACTTCCTTTCAGTAACTGGCCCTTTAGTCATTAAAGCACCATCTCAATAGGCAAGGAAAAAAGTTCAACCTACCTCCCCACTTCTCAGGGTCAATGATCCAAGTACAATATTCGCCATTTGGCTTCCCA is a window encoding:
- the LOC7491371 gene encoding OVARIAN TUMOR DOMAIN-containing deubiquitinating enzyme 2, yielding MEGIILRRVIPSDNSCLFNAVGYVMDHDKNKAPELRQVIAATVASDPEKYNEAFLGKPNGEYCTWIIDPEKWGGAIELSILADYYGREIAAYDIQTMRCDLYGQERTYSERAMLIYDGLHYDALAMSPFEGAPEEFDQTIFAVQNDRTIGQAEGHALNLVKEQQRRRSYTDTANFTLRCGVCQIGVIGQKEAVEHAQATGHVNFQEYR